From Gimesia panareensis, the proteins below share one genomic window:
- a CDS encoding DEAD/DEAH box helicase, protein MTTDFPEVRFQGTLRPSQAEAIAVIQQQLNAGKKRLHIVAPPGSGKTVLGLFLWAEHVRQPALVLSPNSAIQSQWTARTDLFQSSACSHQLVTSDSDQDALLTSLTYQSVTLPRRGDSDVEEAALEYWIDLLIAREQAQDPLEAFTWIADLKQHNPEYYEKRIRTYRKTVRDQLVLNGNALDMLHASSQQTLTQLKSRGVGLIIFDECHHLMGHWGRVLADAHDFLEQPVIIGLTATPPDEKGKLQEDIDRYHDFFGPIDYEVPIPAVVKDGYLAPYQDLAYFVRPTTDELTYIANTDDQLQQIMENLCSEKEVLPHSSEAEPQDTSTSETERAEPLPIWLHSLLQNLDLPSGKVDDWATFERRDPTLADAARLFLQQRDIELPSHVPPLEVTDIDEEIPRLNYWGPVLDRYIRHRLRRSPSPIDQELASRVVEQLRLLGLQITETGSQPCASPVGRVIAYSQSKIQALVPVLRAEIHNLGNSIRAVVIADYEKTSATSAEVEHLLDEEAGGAIAAFKELVRDPETDTLNPVLLTGSSVLVDDDIGELLQKTAEQWLADRQIDVTLSLQPYDGFHVLNGSGSQWSPRVYVEMITDLFQQGLTCCLVGTRGLLGEGWDANKINVLIDLTTVTTSMTVNQLRGRSFRLDPDVPDKVANNWDIVCIAPEFTKGLDDYERFIKKHKRLFGVTDDGLIEKGVGHVHAAFTEIKPEGLEGSVQLLNSDMLTRASKRSDSRALWRIGEPYQGLPLRTIELNTGGRAGGGGGFPPFSGMRQPWSSHSLTKAVSQAVLAALQETGQISSVSQLQVGKRSGNYIRVFLDQAPETDCDRFLEAVYQVFGPLQGARYVIPRVVHEIEDTWISSLLPDLLGRYFRKRKEQLAMVHAVPSDLARNKELVTVFEKYWNQYVSPGEAFFAYRGQGAELLEHAQRNGLSPHTKVHRKEIFV, encoded by the coding sequence GTGACAACCGACTTTCCTGAAGTCCGTTTCCAGGGTACGCTTCGTCCTTCACAGGCTGAAGCAATTGCCGTGATTCAACAGCAGTTGAATGCTGGTAAAAAGCGGCTCCACATCGTAGCCCCTCCCGGGTCCGGCAAAACGGTTCTGGGGCTGTTCCTCTGGGCGGAACATGTCAGGCAACCTGCGCTGGTCCTGTCTCCCAACTCAGCGATTCAGTCCCAGTGGACCGCCCGGACAGATCTGTTCCAGTCCTCTGCCTGTTCCCATCAGCTTGTTACCTCTGACTCTGACCAGGACGCGTTACTGACATCGCTGACCTACCAGTCGGTTACACTCCCCCGTCGGGGAGATTCAGACGTGGAAGAAGCCGCTCTCGAATACTGGATCGATCTGTTGATTGCCCGGGAGCAGGCTCAGGATCCGCTGGAAGCATTCACCTGGATCGCTGACCTGAAACAGCACAATCCGGAATACTATGAGAAACGGATACGGACCTATCGTAAAACGGTGCGCGACCAGTTGGTCTTGAACGGAAACGCGCTCGACATGCTCCATGCTTCTTCCCAACAGACGCTCACACAGCTCAAGAGCAGGGGAGTCGGTCTAATCATCTTTGATGAATGCCATCATCTGATGGGACACTGGGGGCGCGTGCTCGCAGATGCGCATGACTTTCTGGAACAACCGGTGATCATTGGCCTGACCGCCACGCCTCCGGATGAAAAAGGAAAACTACAGGAAGACATCGACCGCTACCACGACTTTTTCGGGCCGATCGATTACGAGGTTCCGATTCCCGCTGTGGTCAAAGATGGTTATCTGGCTCCCTATCAGGACCTGGCCTATTTTGTGCGCCCCACCACGGACGAACTCACCTATATCGCCAATACCGACGATCAACTGCAACAGATCATGGAAAACCTCTGCAGTGAGAAAGAGGTTCTTCCACATTCGAGTGAAGCAGAGCCGCAGGATACTTCAACCTCCGAAACAGAACGTGCTGAGCCACTTCCCATCTGGTTACATTCTCTATTACAGAATCTGGATTTACCTTCCGGTAAGGTAGATGACTGGGCCACCTTTGAGCGTCGCGATCCGACACTCGCAGATGCCGCCCGTCTGTTTCTGCAACAGCGAGATATCGAACTTCCCTCCCATGTACCGCCGCTTGAAGTCACTGACATTGACGAAGAAATCCCCCGTCTGAATTACTGGGGGCCTGTTCTGGATCGCTATATCCGCCATCGCCTGAGGCGTTCTCCTTCCCCAATAGACCAGGAACTGGCGTCACGCGTGGTCGAACAGTTACGACTCCTGGGACTCCAGATCACAGAGACCGGCTCTCAACCCTGTGCCTCGCCGGTAGGTCGCGTCATCGCCTACTCGCAGAGTAAAATTCAGGCACTGGTTCCTGTGCTGCGGGCTGAGATTCACAATCTGGGGAACTCGATCCGGGCTGTCGTCATTGCCGATTATGAAAAAACCTCTGCAACCTCCGCCGAAGTGGAACATCTGCTCGACGAAGAAGCCGGAGGCGCGATTGCCGCGTTTAAAGAACTGGTCCGAGACCCGGAAACCGACACCTTGAACCCCGTCCTGTTGACCGGTTCCAGTGTGCTCGTCGATGATGACATTGGAGAATTATTACAGAAAACCGCAGAACAATGGCTGGCAGATCGTCAGATTGATGTGACGCTCAGCCTCCAGCCTTACGATGGGTTCCATGTGCTGAACGGCAGTGGCTCTCAATGGTCTCCCCGCGTCTATGTGGAGATGATTACCGATCTCTTTCAGCAGGGGCTCACATGCTGTCTGGTAGGAACACGTGGACTGCTGGGGGAAGGTTGGGATGCCAACAAGATTAATGTGCTGATCGATCTCACGACAGTGACCACTTCCATGACGGTAAATCAGCTGCGTGGACGTTCTTTCCGACTGGATCCGGATGTCCCCGACAAAGTCGCCAACAACTGGGATATCGTCTGTATCGCTCCTGAATTTACGAAAGGCCTGGACGACTACGAACGATTCATCAAAAAACACAAGCGGCTGTTTGGTGTTACCGATGACGGCTTAATCGAAAAGGGCGTCGGCCACGTGCATGCCGCTTTCACCGAAATCAAGCCCGAAGGCCTGGAAGGCTCCGTGCAACTGCTCAACAGTGACATGCTGACGCGTGCCTCGAAACGTTCCGACTCACGTGCATTGTGGCGAATTGGAGAACCATATCAGGGGCTTCCATTGAGAACGATTGAACTCAACACCGGAGGCAGAGCAGGGGGAGGGGGTGGCTTCCCGCCGTTCAGCGGAATGCGTCAACCCTGGTCGTCTCATTCACTTACCAAAGCAGTCAGCCAGGCGGTTCTGGCAGCGTTACAGGAAACCGGCCAGATCTCTTCCGTATCACAGTTGCAGGTAGGGAAACGATCCGGAAATTACATCCGCGTGTTTCTCGATCAGGCACCGGAAACCGACTGCGATCGCTTCCTCGAAGCCGTCTACCAGGTTTTTGGACCGCTTCAGGGAGCCCGGTATGTCATTCCCCGAGTTGTACATGAGATCGAAGACACCTGGATTTCCAGTCTGCTGCCCGATCTGTTAGGCCGCTACTTCCGAAAACGAAAAGAACAGCTGGCGATGGTCCATGCAGTCCCCTCCGATCTGGCCCGCAATAAAGAATTGGTCACTGTCTTTGAAAAATACTGGAATCAGTATGTCAGCCCGGGTGAAGCTTTCTTTGCCTACCGGGGCCAGGGAGCAGAGCTCCTGGAGCACGCCCAGCGCAACGGACTCTCACCACACACGAAAGTTCACCGCAAAGAGATCTTTGTCTAA
- a CDS encoding AAA family ATPase codes for MSKQTKNLQAVLSQWLERDLTKEAVTGKLSPVFLMDELVCDVIDVINAGRFPILYGGSGVGKSSVFHKLVALSVSGQGPEVLEGTRILKLSFRRALASLKKEHHLRGEFQKLLDLLLETDEKIVPFFSDMEILNDNYLQPLLQSYAYQTDRPLLAEGDRTSVEAMFESYPDLESHFVALKVDEPDLSAARQIVSDWSEHQQQTDCVRFTETAQEEALLLSHRFLSRLNMPRKVLDLLNQVKVVRKKARKVNGRDVIHRFHQVHKVPLSLIDPEVKLELQQVREHFAASVLGQDQAVDAVVRMIGTIKAGLSDIRRPLGAFLFAGPTGVGKTHIAQKLSEYLLGRPDSMVRLNMADFQTEIAALTLFGDPEAYVLSKRQGILTQRLQGQSFTVLLLDEFEKCAPPVLDRFMQLIDEGCFINGTGESISCRSTVIIATTNAGAELYRKSLIGFADGLSSELEMEQGMQRRLMDYFRFEFLNRFDEIVYFHALNANHIRAIAACELRLLQDRIGLKRHRISIQPDRSILDWLALKGYDPYFGARFLRRTIERYVTPVIAEVINSQSLEKGTTLELSFEERQVVVRFEQKQSDDSNREQTATFAGKPVAEKSLPGRKKERSTTAV; via the coding sequence ATGTCAAAACAAACGAAAAATTTACAGGCCGTACTCAGTCAGTGGCTCGAGCGGGATCTGACAAAAGAAGCTGTGACGGGGAAGCTGTCACCCGTGTTTCTGATGGATGAACTGGTCTGTGACGTCATTGATGTAATTAATGCTGGCCGATTTCCCATTTTGTATGGTGGAAGCGGAGTCGGAAAATCATCTGTGTTCCACAAACTGGTGGCGCTGTCTGTTTCCGGACAGGGACCAGAGGTATTAGAGGGAACACGGATACTGAAGCTGTCATTCCGGCGTGCCCTGGCCAGTCTGAAGAAAGAGCATCATCTGCGCGGTGAATTTCAGAAGCTTCTGGATCTGTTACTGGAGACGGATGAAAAGATCGTTCCGTTTTTCTCCGACATGGAAATCCTGAATGACAATTACCTGCAGCCACTGTTACAGTCCTATGCCTACCAGACGGATCGCCCGCTCCTGGCAGAAGGTGATCGAACCAGTGTGGAAGCAATGTTTGAGAGCTACCCCGATCTGGAAAGCCACTTTGTCGCTTTGAAAGTCGATGAACCGGACCTGTCAGCTGCCCGTCAGATTGTCAGTGACTGGTCCGAACACCAGCAGCAGACAGATTGCGTTCGCTTTACCGAGACGGCACAGGAAGAAGCGTTGCTTCTGTCGCATCGTTTTCTTTCCCGGTTGAATATGCCGCGCAAAGTGCTGGATCTGTTGAATCAGGTCAAAGTTGTGCGAAAGAAAGCCCGGAAGGTGAATGGACGGGATGTCATTCACCGTTTCCACCAGGTGCACAAGGTTCCGCTCTCTTTAATAGATCCGGAAGTGAAACTGGAACTGCAGCAGGTACGTGAGCACTTTGCCGCGAGCGTACTCGGGCAGGACCAGGCGGTCGATGCAGTCGTCCGTATGATCGGTACCATCAAGGCGGGGTTGAGTGATATCCGTCGGCCTTTAGGGGCGTTCCTGTTTGCAGGACCGACGGGGGTGGGCAAAACGCATATCGCACAGAAGTTATCTGAGTACCTCCTGGGACGACCGGACAGCATGGTGCGTCTGAATATGGCGGATTTCCAGACGGAAATTGCTGCCTTGACCCTCTTCGGCGATCCGGAAGCGTACGTGTTATCCAAACGCCAGGGAATTCTGACCCAGCGTCTGCAGGGACAGTCGTTTACAGTGCTGTTACTGGATGAATTTGAAAAGTGTGCCCCTCCGGTGCTGGACCGGTTCATGCAGTTGATTGATGAAGGCTGCTTTATTAATGGGACGGGGGAATCCATTTCCTGCCGTTCGACCGTGATCATCGCCACGACCAATGCCGGGGCGGAACTGTACCGGAAAAGTCTGATCGGATTTGCCGATGGCCTGTCGTCGGAACTGGAAATGGAACAGGGGATGCAACGGCGTCTGATGGATTATTTCCGTTTCGAATTTTTGAATCGCTTCGATGAAATCGTCTATTTTCATGCGTTGAATGCAAATCATATTCGGGCGATCGCCGCTTGTGAGTTGCGTCTGTTGCAGGATCGTATCGGATTGAAACGGCACCGGATCTCCATTCAGCCGGATCGTTCCATTCTGGACTGGTTGGCACTGAAAGGGTATGACCCCTACTTTGGTGCCCGCTTTTTACGACGGACGATCGAACGCTATGTCACTCCAGTGATTGCCGAGGTGATTAACTCTCAGTCGCTGGAAAAAGGGACGACGCTGGAACTCTCTTTCGAAGAGCGTCAGGTGGTTGTCCGTTTTGAACAGAAACAGTCTGATGATTCGAACCGGGAGCAGACTGCCACGTTTGCGGGAAAACCCGTGGCCGAAAAGTCTTTGCCTGGTCGCAAGAAGGAACGATCGACTACAGCGGTCTGA